One Candidatus Sericytochromatia bacterium DNA segment encodes these proteins:
- a CDS encoding LysM peptidoglycan-binding domain-containing protein, with protein MNASPSYSSRRNRTQVTAPAGVDPIGAFLLNQRREFVGSRGERPDYDSGEKVTDLGEIARILSNCVAVEQPEEDLVLELLMLEAMLEDVPVKSQAILQQLGELGDEVRDGLLPPGMINVDSLRRRTRRLRQQLSAFASRVSAALVMFFTGTPALIQAAHAAEDSPKGFAVANAPLVRVIDSVTGQGVSGVQIKTMEERLIGTTDTQGQATLSEGYLETDLLSFEKDGYDMYLLDRTQMSARNLVSMKPLKGLASAGAGGARGAAAGASAGRSGLSDALSPTRPGGAGRALEGPKLAHGGAGHAPHLTAPKSPAKPGVPELKLPVRPRAKGAEAHLPAKPELDAKLPHAAGAHGVHKPDGAHAPASPQDKLRLAMGGAGSAHKSGAHGASSHSLPGHEAKAPSASAHSGRAGSATHASKGGGHAAPHAAPAKAGGHAAAVHAEHKDATGGHQSGHEPVADAAAAGKATREVRLPVRPKMAAGSGHAALAAHPGGHDAPTSHAAPEAHGGAHASAASHGGHAGKSAAAHGGASHLASHDTDRQMSTPALPLRPRATRTVAHGGHAETAHVVIPRRLPQARYHLSEHQAQAPAGGGALYRVRPGDTLSGIAKRTLGSAGRWNEIYQANRDSVPNPSFLRVGQNLSLPTVSVAGRSGRSTYRVRPGDCLYTIASSQLGNGRRWQAIWQMNRERIRNARIIHPGQVLMIPNA; from the coding sequence ATGAACGCCTCTCCGTCTTACTCGTCGCGTCGCAATCGCACCCAGGTGACCGCTCCTGCGGGAGTGGATCCCATCGGTGCCTTCCTGCTCAACCAGCGGCGCGAGTTCGTTGGAAGTCGCGGCGAACGCCCTGATTATGATTCCGGCGAGAAGGTGACAGACCTCGGGGAGATCGCGCGCATTCTGTCGAACTGCGTGGCGGTGGAGCAACCCGAGGAAGATCTGGTGCTCGAGTTGTTGATGCTCGAGGCGATGCTGGAGGACGTACCGGTCAAGTCTCAGGCCATTTTGCAGCAGCTCGGGGAACTGGGCGACGAGGTGCGTGACGGCCTGCTGCCCCCCGGCATGATCAATGTCGACTCGCTTCGCCGGCGCACGCGTCGTCTGCGCCAGCAGCTGAGTGCCTTTGCCAGTCGGGTGTCCGCAGCCCTGGTGATGTTTTTTACCGGCACGCCGGCGCTGATTCAGGCTGCCCACGCGGCCGAGGACAGCCCCAAGGGGTTTGCCGTCGCCAATGCGCCGCTGGTTCGGGTCATCGACTCCGTGACGGGGCAAGGCGTTTCAGGGGTTCAGATCAAGACGATGGAAGAGCGTCTGATCGGCACCACCGACACGCAGGGCCAGGCGACGCTGTCGGAGGGATATCTGGAGACCGACTTGCTCAGCTTCGAGAAGGACGGGTACGACATGTACCTGCTGGATCGGACCCAGATGTCGGCACGCAACCTGGTGTCCATGAAGCCGCTCAAGGGTCTGGCCTCGGCTGGCGCCGGGGGCGCTCGTGGCGCGGCTGCGGGCGCGTCCGCCGGTCGTTCGGGTCTTTCGGATGCGTTGAGCCCGACGCGGCCAGGCGGAGCGGGCCGGGCGCTGGAAGGCCCCAAACTGGCGCACGGCGGGGCGGGTCACGCCCCGCACCTGACGGCCCCCAAGTCGCCGGCGAAACCCGGTGTGCCCGAACTGAAACTTCCTGTTCGGCCTCGGGCCAAGGGGGCAGAGGCCCATTTGCCTGCGAAACCCGAACTCGACGCCAAATTGCCGCACGCCGCGGGGGCGCATGGCGTCCACAAGCCTGACGGGGCTCACGCACCGGCCTCGCCGCAAGACAAACTGCGCCTCGCGATGGGAGGGGCTGGTTCTGCGCACAAGTCTGGCGCGCACGGCGCCAGCTCCCATTCTCTGCCGGGGCACGAGGCCAAGGCGCCCTCTGCGTCCGCGCACAGCGGACGTGCCGGCTCCGCGACTCACGCGTCCAAGGGTGGGGGGCACGCCGCGCCGCATGCCGCTCCGGCCAAGGCCGGCGGGCACGCCGCAGCGGTCCACGCCGAGCACAAGGATGCGACCGGGGGACATCAGTCGGGTCACGAGCCGGTTGCCGATGCCGCCGCGGCGGGCAAAGCGACCCGCGAAGTGCGCTTGCCTGTCCGCCCCAAAATGGCCGCCGGATCCGGGCATGCGGCATTGGCCGCCCACCCGGGTGGTCACGATGCGCCAACGTCTCATGCCGCGCCTGAGGCGCATGGGGGGGCGCACGCCAGCGCCGCGTCTCACGGCGGGCACGCCGGCAAGTCGGCTGCCGCCCACGGGGGCGCTTCTCACCTGGCCTCCCACGACACCGATCGCCAGATGTCCACCCCCGCGCTGCCGTTGCGCCCCCGTGCCACGCGTACCGTGGCGCACGGTGGGCACGCGGAGACGGCGCATGTGGTCATTCCCCGCCGCCTGCCTCAGGCGCGCTATCATCTTTCCGAGCATCAGGCGCAGGCACCAGCGGGCGGTGGCGCCCTGTATCGGGTGCGCCCCGGGGACACCCTGTCTGGCATTGCCAAGCGAACCCTCGGCAGTGCGGGACGGTGGAACGAAATTTATCAGGCCAACCGCGACAGTGTTCCCAATCCGTCTTTCCTGCGGGTGGGGCAAAACTTGAGCTTGCCGACGGTGTCGGTGGCCGGGCGTTCGGGCCGGTCCACTTATCGCGTTCGTCCCGGGGATTGCCTCTACACGATTGCCTCATCGCAACTGGGTAACGGCCGCCGCTGGCAGGCCATCTGGCAGATGAACCGAGAACGGATTCGCAACGCGCGCATCATTCATCCCGGCCAGGTCTTGATGATCCCCAACGCGTGA
- a CDS encoding LON peptidase substrate-binding domain-containing protein codes for MDPRIIPLFPLNVVLFPGMVLPLRIFEPRYRLMVSRLLAADRQFGVVMIREGEEAGTPATPHEVGTVAEITRHEMLPDGQMMIVAVGVRRFRTLERVEGEPYQQALVDDIDEGDPSAPVDTDLMADASEALESYLKGLSAVTNVTISLPDEPLSPIDLSYLMAASAQVDHERKQALLETVDVQERLRKVLAIVRKENDRIEAFLARGRSRGDFFYRGFRLSLN; via the coding sequence ATGGATCCGCGCATCATCCCGTTGTTTCCGCTGAACGTGGTGCTCTTTCCGGGGATGGTCTTGCCCCTCCGGATCTTCGAGCCCCGCTACCGTCTGATGGTGAGCCGTTTGCTGGCCGCCGATCGCCAGTTCGGCGTGGTGATGATCCGCGAAGGCGAGGAAGCGGGAACACCGGCGACGCCCCACGAGGTCGGCACCGTCGCAGAGATCACGCGCCACGAGATGTTGCCCGACGGGCAGATGATGATCGTCGCCGTTGGCGTGCGTCGTTTTCGGACGCTCGAACGCGTCGAGGGGGAGCCGTATCAGCAAGCCCTGGTCGACGACATCGACGAGGGCGATCCCAGCGCCCCCGTCGATACGGACCTGATGGCGGATGCCTCCGAAGCGTTGGAGTCCTACCTGAAAGGCCTGTCTGCCGTCACCAACGTGACGATCTCGCTCCCGGACGAGCCGCTCTCGCCGATCGATCTCTCTTACCTGATGGCCGCCTCCGCGCAGGTCGACCACGAGCGCAAGCAGGCCCTGCTCGAAACGGTGGACGTGCAGGAACGTCTGCGCAAGGTGCTCGCCATCGTGCGGAAAGAAAATGACCGGATCGAGGCCTTCCTGGCTCGCGGTCGCAGCCGCGGCGACTTCTTTTACAGGGGCTTCCGCCTCTCCCTGAACTGA
- a CDS encoding GNAT family N-acetyltransferase, whose protein sequence is MFRRVRYRDLDQVRRIFISAFREEYGRRGVDIGAQVLRWKRLYPLLKGLSLFPNPYRHTLEMHVWDDQGRLLGFIQTTPGNREQTRWHIDFVAVAPEAQGRGIGRRLVEGVFDTYGARGVKTFTLEVDQDNAPALGFYDKLGFRRYSSTTYFRADQPPPPDDTAPTVGFRPYRRSDAQPLFQMYTDALPAAVRAVDGRTVADFDRTWLDFGASALRRRAHQQDEQRWVLEEHGQLVGYVRVVAQWRELPHTVHVLALPGRDDLYPRLLAQAARQLAAFPPRTVLAWGADHTPGKLQALRDWGLRPFTVDHALVRDNLITLKLPPQGLDLSRVDDKSFKPAFTQPAAGA, encoded by the coding sequence ATGTTCCGTCGCGTTCGCTATCGTGACCTGGACCAGGTCCGGCGCATCTTCATCAGCGCCTTCCGCGAGGAGTATGGGCGGCGCGGGGTAGATATCGGTGCGCAGGTCCTGCGCTGGAAACGACTCTACCCGCTGCTCAAGGGGCTGAGCCTGTTTCCCAACCCTTATCGTCATACGCTCGAGATGCATGTCTGGGATGACCAGGGCCGGTTGCTCGGCTTCATCCAGACCACGCCTGGCAACCGCGAGCAAACCCGCTGGCACATCGACTTCGTGGCGGTGGCGCCGGAGGCCCAGGGTCGAGGCATCGGGCGACGCCTGGTGGAAGGGGTCTTCGATACCTACGGTGCCCGCGGGGTGAAAACCTTCACGCTGGAGGTCGACCAGGACAACGCCCCGGCCCTCGGCTTCTACGACAAGCTGGGCTTCAGACGATACAGCTCGACCACCTACTTTCGAGCCGACCAGCCACCCCCACCGGATGACACGGCCCCCACGGTCGGTTTCCGCCCCTATCGTCGCAGCGATGCCCAGCCGCTCTTTCAAATGTATACCGATGCCCTGCCTGCCGCCGTGCGAGCCGTCGATGGGAGAACCGTTGCCGATTTCGACCGAACTTGGCTCGACTTCGGCGCATCGGCCTTGCGGCGCCGGGCTCATCAGCAAGACGAACAACGCTGGGTTCTCGAGGAGCACGGTCAGCTGGTCGGTTACGTGAGGGTGGTGGCCCAATGGCGCGAATTGCCCCATACGGTGCATGTGCTGGCCCTTCCCGGGCGGGACGATTTGTATCCGCGCCTGCTGGCTCAGGCGGCCCGGCAACTGGCGGCCTTTCCCCCCCGGACCGTGCTGGCCTGGGGAGCGGATCACACACCGGGTAAACTTCAAGCTCTGCGCGATTGGGGCCTGCGGCCCTTCACCGTGGACCACGCGCTGGTGCGAGACAACCTGATCACCCTGAAACTGCCACCGCAAGGGCTCGACCTGAGCCGGGTCGATGACAAGTCGTTCAAACCGGCTTTCACGCAACCCGCCGCAGGGGCCTAG
- a CDS encoding coenzyme F420-0:L-glutamate ligase, which yields MDGLLTSLGGAVGALLLGTAAFEGLYRLRDTRTIELMVRRRGAWEELPAPAGERRFRVAVPFHNHNLAYEQTLVDVRPSVRLLKREAAAAWAVDASVSVHALTDEGRADGYWAACLLGPGESCEMDVRVTLRGEPEALSLLHAVVVQVAYDTYGRVDLQTFQTDWVLPLATPKPLPPALQGKGVAIQCVPTPLLTDADDIVEVIDTATRSFRQPGDVVAVAESVVAITQGRYFRPTAVRPGFWAKRLCFFVPSKGSLSSRHGFQLAMNDVGAARMVAAFFLGALGKLLGRKGVMYEVAGQPAELIDDITGTMPPFDKYIVAGPDQPDQVVARIKARTGMEAAIVDANDLKRAMVLAVTPGVQASQVSTWLLDNPFGNAAEQTPIVVLRPHAAGAHDALENAHVPSRSLS from the coding sequence ATGGACGGATTGCTGACATCTCTGGGTGGGGCCGTGGGCGCGTTGCTGCTCGGAACAGCGGCCTTCGAGGGTCTCTATCGCTTGCGGGACACCCGCACGATCGAGCTGATGGTGCGGCGGCGGGGCGCCTGGGAAGAGTTGCCCGCCCCGGCCGGCGAGCGTCGCTTCCGGGTGGCGGTGCCCTTCCACAACCACAACCTGGCTTACGAGCAGACCCTGGTCGACGTGCGGCCCAGCGTTCGCCTGCTCAAGCGCGAAGCGGCGGCCGCGTGGGCCGTCGATGCCTCGGTCTCCGTGCATGCCTTGACGGACGAGGGGCGCGCTGACGGCTACTGGGCAGCCTGTCTGCTCGGCCCCGGGGAGTCCTGCGAGATGGACGTGCGGGTGACCCTGCGCGGGGAACCGGAGGCCCTGAGCCTGTTGCACGCGGTGGTGGTGCAGGTGGCCTATGACACCTACGGGCGCGTCGACTTGCAGACCTTTCAGACCGATTGGGTGCTCCCCCTGGCTACGCCGAAACCGCTGCCGCCGGCGCTTCAGGGCAAGGGCGTGGCCATCCAGTGCGTGCCGACGCCTCTGCTGACCGACGCCGACGACATCGTCGAGGTGATCGACACGGCGACCCGCTCCTTCCGGCAACCCGGGGACGTGGTGGCGGTCGCGGAGAGCGTGGTGGCCATTACCCAGGGGCGCTATTTCCGCCCGACGGCGGTGCGCCCGGGCTTCTGGGCCAAGCGCCTGTGCTTCTTCGTCCCTTCCAAGGGCAGCCTCAGTTCGCGTCACGGCTTCCAGCTCGCCATGAACGACGTGGGGGCTGCGCGTATGGTGGCCGCCTTTTTTCTGGGCGCGCTCGGCAAGCTGCTGGGACGCAAGGGGGTGATGTACGAAGTGGCCGGCCAACCCGCCGAACTCATTGATGACATCACGGGCACCATGCCGCCCTTCGACAAATACATCGTGGCAGGGCCAGACCAGCCGGACCAGGTGGTGGCGCGCATCAAGGCCCGCACGGGCATGGAGGCCGCGATCGTGGATGCCAATGACCTGAAGCGCGCGATGGTGCTGGCGGTGACGCCCGGCGTGCAGGCCAGCCAGGTCTCCACCTGGCTGCTCGACAATCCTTTCGGCAATGCGGCCGAGCAAACGCCCATCGTGGTGCTGCGGCCACACGCCGCTGGAGCCCACGACGCCCTGGAGAACGCCCATGTTCCGTCGCGTTCGCTATCGTGA
- a CDS encoding PspA/IM30 family protein, translating to MGLWDRIVRLLRSNVNDVIDKAEDPEKMVTQIVVELQENLSQVRAQVATAIAMEKQLYQKYEQAQNDADKWQQKAELAVDKGEDDLAREALKRKNTSQSTADGLKQQWEQQKASVATLKASMAKMESKIAEASTKKDLLVARHRRAEAEQRIQSALSTAAGSSAMAAFERMEQKVLAGETQAAALNELNSDSLEEKFAALDSGDADEDLRKLKEVRQAKLLSAGDAK from the coding sequence ATGGGCTTGTGGGACCGCATCGTGCGCTTGTTGAGAAGCAACGTCAATGACGTGATCGACAAGGCCGAAGACCCTGAGAAGATGGTCACCCAGATTGTGGTGGAGCTGCAGGAGAACCTCTCCCAGGTGCGGGCGCAGGTGGCCACGGCGATCGCCATGGAAAAACAGCTCTACCAGAAGTATGAGCAAGCCCAGAATGACGCTGACAAGTGGCAGCAAAAGGCTGAACTGGCGGTGGATAAGGGCGAGGATGACCTGGCGCGGGAAGCCCTGAAGCGCAAGAACACCTCCCAGTCCACGGCCGACGGCCTCAAGCAGCAGTGGGAACAGCAAAAGGCGTCGGTGGCCACGCTCAAGGCCAGCATGGCCAAGATGGAATCCAAGATTGCCGAGGCCAGCACCAAGAAGGACCTGCTGGTGGCGCGGCACCGCCGCGCTGAAGCGGAGCAGCGCATTCAGAGCGCGCTGTCGACGGCGGCAGGGTCCAGTGCCATGGCGGCCTTCGAGCGCATGGAACAGAAGGTGCTGGCGGGCGAAACGCAGGCGGCGGCGCTCAACGAACTGAACTCGGATTCGCTCGAAGAGAAGTTCGCGGCGCTGGATAGCGGGGACGCCGATGAGGATCTGCGCAAACTGAAGGAAGTGCGGCAGGCCAAGTTGCTCTCGGCGGGAGACGCCAAGTAG
- the prmA gene encoding 50S ribosomal protein L11 methyltransferase — translation MDYTEIAVHSPPLLTESLAWHLQDLGGQGIVISEIPAEGPVPAELAVKLYRPGTPETLADWRAELEARLSGLAPHFPGATWRVEVRLVPSEDWEHSWKRHWHTLEVGDRLVVKPSWETCDTPGKLIIDLDPAQAFGTGTHATTQLCMRGLEAVLADLDAPAVLDVGTGSGILAIAALLLGARQVVACDIDPVAVQATRENAERNQVADRLEVLVGDVTVLKGQAEVVVANILAEVIAPIASDLYARTRPGGTLLASGIIRARESLVQEALLEAGFALADSQYQGEWVLVTATRPS, via the coding sequence TTGGATTACACCGAAATTGCAGTTCATAGCCCTCCGCTGCTGACCGAGTCCCTGGCCTGGCACCTCCAAGACCTCGGGGGCCAGGGCATCGTCATCTCGGAGATTCCCGCCGAGGGCCCGGTCCCCGCGGAACTGGCCGTCAAGCTGTACCGGCCCGGCACCCCGGAAACACTGGCGGACTGGCGGGCGGAACTGGAGGCGCGCCTGAGCGGGCTGGCCCCTCACTTCCCCGGAGCGACGTGGCGGGTGGAAGTTCGTCTGGTCCCCTCCGAAGACTGGGAGCATAGCTGGAAGCGCCACTGGCACACCCTCGAGGTGGGCGATCGCCTGGTGGTCAAGCCGTCCTGGGAAACCTGCGACACCCCCGGCAAGCTCATCATCGACCTCGACCCGGCCCAGGCGTTCGGCACGGGCACGCACGCCACCACCCAGCTGTGCATGCGCGGGCTCGAAGCGGTGCTGGCGGACCTCGACGCCCCGGCGGTTCTCGACGTGGGCACGGGCAGCGGAATCTTGGCGATCGCCGCCTTGTTGCTGGGAGCGCGCCAGGTGGTGGCCTGTGACATCGACCCGGTGGCCGTGCAGGCGACCCGTGAGAACGCCGAGCGCAATCAGGTGGCTGACCGCCTGGAGGTGCTGGTGGGCGACGTGACCGTGCTGAAGGGTCAGGCGGAGGTGGTGGTGGCCAACATTCTGGCCGAGGTGATCGCCCCGATCGCCAGCGACCTCTACGCGCGCACCCGGCCCGGCGGGACCTTGCTGGCCTCCGGGATCATCCGGGCCCGCGAGTCGTTGGTGCAAGAGGCCTTGCTGGAGGCTGGCTTCGCCCTGGCGGACAGCCAGTACCAGGGCGAATGGGTGCTGGTAACGGCCACTCGGCCGAGCTGA
- the gltX gene encoding glutamate--tRNA ligase has translation MSARVRVRFAPSPTGYLHVGGARTALFNWLFARKHGGTFILRVEDTDQARSSEESTAAIFEGMRWLDLPWDEGPGAAEPHGPYFQTQRLDLYQRYADRLIAAGQAYRCYLSADELQALREAQKARGEEPRFDRQWSTIDEATRQRYEAEQRPSVIRFRGPEAGTIVVQDALRGEVVFDAAQMVEDYVLIKSDGIPTYNFAAVVDDIEMAITHVIRGDDHLSNTPKQVAVYQALGASVPVFCHLPMILGPDRAKLSKRHGTTSVMKFADDGFLPEALVNYLVRLGWSHGDQEYFTRDEMIAAFSLEGLNKSAAVFDFAKLEAMNAHYIQHTTPERLLPDMIRRWEQAGLPVASKSEAERCSIIRSLQVRSRTLVQMLEGSRPFFDLPLEFEAEAVAKHLDAPGLTALRSLRDTLAALSEWEESNLEAVVKALAAERGIKLGALIQPARVALTGRAASPGIYEVLTLLGRDLSLRRLDHVISGQPMAPR, from the coding sequence TTGTCGGCACGCGTCCGCGTTCGCTTTGCGCCGAGTCCAACCGGATACCTGCACGTGGGCGGGGCACGCACCGCCCTGTTCAATTGGTTGTTCGCACGCAAACACGGCGGCACTTTCATCCTGCGGGTCGAGGATACGGACCAGGCTCGTTCCAGCGAGGAGTCCACCGCTGCCATCTTCGAAGGCATGCGCTGGCTCGACCTCCCCTGGGACGAGGGTCCCGGTGCCGCAGAGCCTCACGGTCCCTACTTCCAGACCCAGCGCCTGGACCTGTATCAACGGTACGCCGATCGCCTGATTGCCGCGGGTCAGGCCTACCGCTGCTATCTGTCGGCGGACGAACTCCAAGCCCTGCGTGAGGCCCAGAAAGCCCGGGGAGAGGAACCTCGGTTCGATCGTCAGTGGTCGACCATCGACGAGGCCACCCGCCAACGCTACGAAGCCGAGCAGCGACCGAGCGTGATTCGCTTTCGAGGACCCGAGGCCGGGACGATCGTGGTGCAGGATGCCCTGCGTGGCGAAGTGGTCTTCGATGCCGCCCAGATGGTGGAAGACTACGTGCTGATCAAGTCGGACGGAATCCCCACCTACAATTTCGCGGCGGTGGTCGACGACATCGAGATGGCCATCACGCACGTGATTCGCGGAGACGATCACCTCAGCAACACGCCCAAACAGGTGGCGGTCTATCAGGCTCTGGGCGCTTCCGTGCCTGTCTTCTGCCACCTGCCGATGATTCTCGGCCCTGACCGGGCGAAACTCTCCAAGCGACACGGCACCACCTCCGTGATGAAGTTCGCGGACGATGGCTTCCTGCCCGAAGCGCTGGTGAATTACCTGGTCCGCCTGGGCTGGTCCCACGGAGACCAGGAATACTTCACCCGGGACGAGATGATCGCGGCCTTCAGTCTGGAAGGTCTCAACAAGAGTGCGGCCGTCTTCGACTTCGCCAAACTCGAAGCCATGAACGCCCATTATATCCAGCACACCACCCCCGAACGCCTGCTACCTGACATGATCCGGCGCTGGGAGCAGGCCGGCCTCCCCGTGGCCAGCAAGAGCGAAGCAGAGCGGTGCTCCATCATTCGCAGCCTGCAAGTACGCAGCCGGACGTTGGTTCAGATGCTGGAGGGCAGCCGACCCTTCTTCGACCTGCCCCTCGAATTCGAGGCGGAGGCTGTGGCCAAGCATCTCGACGCCCCGGGGCTTACGGCCTTGAGGTCCCTGCGGGATACGCTCGCCGCGCTGTCCGAGTGGGAAGAGAGCAACCTTGAGGCGGTGGTGAAGGCCTTGGCGGCGGAGCGTGGCATCAAACTGGGCGCCTTGATTCAACCCGCCCGCGTGGCCCTGACGGGCCGGGCGGCCAGCCCCGGTATCTACGAGGTGCTCACCCTGCTGGGCCGAGACCTGTCACTTCGCCGCCTCGACCACGTGATCAGTGGCCAGCCGATGGCCCCCCGGTAG
- a CDS encoding LCP family protein, giving the protein MGPQRLRGHYDESPSRTTPLGRKTTRLKSEGAGRGPTGPGYQTGQLRLPPSRRRKVSRLKRAVRAGVFLTFCLSLLGALGYASASMLMDGFNTERKRQPTAAEIAKGLVPTAARRAILVLGTDLNYGEGYKTSAGPVRSDTILVLGVGPAGKHLDIVSIPRDTRVLVRGRWDKVNAAFHVGGPKLASDVVSKLLGIPIQHWAQVNTTGLEKLVDVVGGVKLYIDRDMHYVDRTAGLRIDFQRGWHRLNGADAHRYVRFRHDGLGDIGRVQRQQQFMQAVTDQVLSPDTLLRVPRMLHTIKSNVKTNMTGPELVQLATWGASLERSDVRMVMLPGTFSGAQYKGSYWLANGTRARQLGHRLMGLEPAVDAKRATRRQRTVTVLNGTSRAGLAHTAARELREAGWSVRAVGDASLRTLSRTRVISQTGHSQLAGMVGKDLGVSPDRVNASVGDITTDFTVLVGEDYAGELGLAARP; this is encoded by the coding sequence ATGGGACCGCAACGCCTCCGGGGCCATTACGATGAATCTCCCAGCAGGACCACACCGCTTGGACGCAAAACCACCCGTCTGAAATCGGAAGGAGCCGGGAGGGGGCCGACCGGGCCGGGCTATCAGACCGGTCAACTCCGGCTACCGCCCTCCCGCCGGCGCAAGGTTTCACGCCTCAAGCGAGCGGTGCGGGCGGGGGTTTTCCTGACCTTCTGCCTGAGCCTCCTGGGAGCCTTGGGATATGCCTCCGCATCGATGCTGATGGATGGCTTCAACACGGAGCGCAAGCGTCAACCGACGGCCGCGGAGATCGCCAAGGGCCTGGTCCCCACCGCTGCGCGACGCGCCATCCTGGTCCTCGGCACCGATCTCAATTACGGCGAGGGCTACAAGACCTCGGCGGGTCCGGTCCGCAGCGACACGATCCTGGTCTTGGGCGTGGGGCCTGCCGGCAAACACCTCGACATCGTCTCGATCCCACGTGACACGCGGGTGCTGGTGCGCGGACGCTGGGACAAGGTCAACGCCGCGTTCCACGTCGGTGGGCCGAAGCTGGCTTCCGACGTCGTGTCGAAATTGCTTGGCATTCCCATCCAGCACTGGGCCCAGGTCAACACCACCGGCCTGGAAAAACTGGTGGATGTCGTGGGTGGCGTCAAACTCTACATCGATCGCGACATGCACTACGTGGATCGGACGGCCGGCTTGCGGATCGACTTTCAGCGGGGCTGGCATCGGCTGAATGGCGCAGATGCGCACCGTTACGTTCGCTTCCGCCACGATGGGCTGGGCGACATCGGACGGGTCCAGCGGCAGCAGCAATTCATGCAAGCCGTGACCGATCAGGTGCTCTCGCCCGATACCTTGTTGCGCGTCCCTCGGATGCTTCACACCATCAAGAGCAACGTGAAGACCAACATGACGGGGCCCGAACTGGTTCAGCTGGCAACGTGGGGAGCCAGCTTGGAACGCAGTGACGTGCGCATGGTCATGCTGCCAGGCACCTTCAGTGGCGCGCAGTACAAGGGCAGTTACTGGCTGGCCAATGGCACCCGCGCGAGACAGCTGGGTCATCGCCTGATGGGGCTGGAGCCCGCGGTCGACGCCAAACGCGCCACTCGCCGCCAGCGCACGGTCACCGTGCTGAATGGGACCTCGCGCGCCGGTCTCGCCCACACGGCCGCCCGGGAATTGCGGGAGGCAGGCTGGTCCGTTCGGGCCGTGGGCGACGCCTCACTGAGGACGTTGTCTCGCACTCGTGTGATCAGCCAGACCGGTCACAGCCAGCTCGCCGGCATGGTCGGCAAGGATCTCGGGGTCAGCCCCGACCGCGTCAACGCCTCGGTGGGCGACATCACGACGGACTTCACGGTGCTGGTCGGCGAGGACTACGCCGGAGAACTCGGCCTGGCCGCCCGGCCCTGA
- the rpsO gene encoding 30S ribosomal protein S15 — protein sequence MITKEKKQSLIAEHRASELDTGSPEVQIALLTERIQNLTGHLNANKKDFSTRRGLLKMVGRRRRLLNYLHKTDLARYRAIIEKLGLRK from the coding sequence ATGATCACCAAAGAGAAAAAGCAATCGCTGATCGCCGAGCACCGCGCTAGCGAGTTGGACACGGGTTCTCCCGAAGTTCAGATCGCCCTTCTGACCGAGCGGATCCAGAACCTGACGGGTCACCTGAACGCCAACAAGAAGGACTTCTCGACCCGTCGTGGGTTGCTCAAGATGGTCGGCCGTCGCCGTCGTCTCTTGAACTACCTGCACAAGACCGATCTGGCCCGTTATCGCGCCATCATCGAAAAGCTCGGACTTCGCAAGTAG